In one Lolium rigidum isolate FL_2022 chromosome 3, APGP_CSIRO_Lrig_0.1, whole genome shotgun sequence genomic region, the following are encoded:
- the LOC124697570 gene encoding uncharacterized protein LOC124697570 — protein sequence MADAAALVAVPQQRHPLSQIAASGTHRLLLKQWLKEEDLLARRVALREARLDGARKEIAFLYCAFFAFHAASVLVLFLSSSISAPSDPPSLSCRRSWIPCLVSLLASLAMLWALRYKADSEAVLERVLAREQEDAALLGRCVAELKRKGLEFDLLKEVDALRRAKSLRVEAKGGAAAADAPRRWPARDLPVFALFGAACGVLVLTRFLICNN from the coding sequence ATGGCCGACGCCGCCGCGCTCGTCGCCGTCCCGCAGCAGCGGCACCCGCTGAGCCAGATCGCGGCGAGCGGCACGCACCGGCTGCTGCTCAAGCagtggctcaaggaggaggacctGCTGGCCCGCCGCGTCGCGCTCAGGGAGGCGCGCCTCGACGGCGCGCGCAAGGAGATCGCCTTCCTCTACTGCGCCTtcttcgccttccacgccgcctccgtcctcgtcctcttcctctcctcctccatctccgccCCCTCCGACCCGCCGTCCCTCTCCTGCCGCCGGTCGTGGATCCCGTGCCTCGTCTCGCTGCTCGCCTCCCTGGCCATGCTGTGGGCGCTGCGGTACAAGGCGGACTCGGAGGCCGTGCTGGAGCGGGTGCTGGCGCGGGAGCAGGAGGACGCCGCGCTGCTCGGGCGGTGCGTCGCCGAGCTCAAGCGCAAGGGCCTCGAGTTCGACCTGCTCAAGGAGGTCGATGCGCTCCGCAGGGCCAAGAGCCTCCGGGTCGAGGCCAAGGGCGGCGCCGCTGCAGCTGATGCCCCCAGGCGCTGGCCTGCAAGGGACCTCCCCGTCTTCGCGCTCTTTGGCGCTGCCTGTGGCGTCCTCGTGCTCACCAGGTTCCTGATCTGCAACAACTAG